A single region of the Eleginops maclovinus isolate JMC-PN-2008 ecotype Puerto Natales chromosome 4, JC_Emac_rtc_rv5, whole genome shotgun sequence genome encodes:
- the LOC134863484 gene encoding uncharacterized protein LOC134863484 isoform X3, whose protein sequence is MASLTLYLLHVLLLVDSAAALNRFSFLFYGGSLSVTPKGQNSDGTYKAELRNKLTTYTCDRYPSDYSCNSGNCGQVTKNSFRRYDDVNMTSYGISSCTDDIIKELKLYSNLPFEIRYPTILNSGLGLGYWVANTRYPPKWRMMGHVDLGTRSDTGESNRLPVTSILPLLRVSRNCPRSFKITAFDHDGDNVRCRIPMNWNGYECGNCRLPAGFSFDENSCSIQYTHSTQVGNQAIEIVVEDFPNNPITLRYSDGSYTDKRPFMPPNRRDRRQAFAPTTAYPTTAAPTTAAPTTAAPTTAAPTTAAPTTAAPTTAAPTTAAPTTAAPTTAAPTTAAPTTAAPTTAAPTTATPTTAAPTTAAPTTAAPTTAAPTTAAPTTATPTTAAPTTAAPTTAAPTTAAPTTAAPTTAAPTTAAPTTAAPTTTAAPTTAAPTTSPPMFYRWTIAALSQLPLQFSVQVDQYADHSCLDGDFFPVFLAPTPSNGVNLPAFVDQTLEIKVKSRAEYATINNLIITGPRGITKEKISAEEYIIKWTPTDNELNDHFPICFVSEAIDGENRVFQSELHCVIVDVGHYETKVTCNETTMMVEVEKSYLIRRHENNLHLRALSDASCNLATHSNQTHLVAVMSLGECGTFVEEQGDNIIFKNEITSANPNKVITRQHDIEIAFFCSYPKQTNLTLGFTHKNPYAFEEKGFGAFNFQFEFFETQRFQKPVDADVYPVEVYLKQMMFMQIEATASIPNTELFVETCKATPYDNPNSQISYTIIEHGCVRDNTVQIYPSPKSQFRFGMQAFEFIGTHESVYITCTVILCETGIAGTRCSQGCIRPNSGMNRVRREAVAQSSSHSISQGPLRLASTSDSKVSGPSMSLAMNLLLVVGCLLVCGVVIYRSRRSRAKYQPLATTDTD, encoded by the exons ATGGCTTCTCTCACGCTGTACCTGCTGCATGTGCTGCTGCTTGTGGACTCAGCTGCAGCCCTGAATagattttctttcctcttctatGGAGGATCACTGAGCGTTACGCCCAAAGGACAGAATTCTGATGGGACGTATAAG GCCGAACTCCGCAACAAGCTGACAACATACACGTGTGACCGCTACCCCTCGGACTACTCCTGTAACTCTGGTAACTGTGGACAGGTGACCAAGAACTCTTTCAGACGTTACGATGATGTCAACATGACTTCCTATGGTATTAGCTCCTGCACAGACGACATCATCAAAGAACTCAAACTCTACAGCAACTTACCCTTCGAGATCAG ATACCCAACAATCCTTAATTCTGGACTTGGTCTGGGCTACTGGGTAGCTAACACCAGGTATCCCCCCAAATGGAGAATGATGGGCCATGTGGATCTGGGAACTCGATCTGATACTGGTGAATCCAACAGATTGCCCGTCACTAGCATCCTGCCTCTTCTCAG AGTATCCAGGAACTGCCCACGATCCTTCAAAATCACAGCGTTTGACCATGATGGCGACAACGTCAGATGCAGGATACCAATGAACTGGAATGGGTATGAGTGTGGGAATTGTCGTCTGCCTGCAGGTTTCTCTTTCGACGAG AATTCCTGCTccatacagtatacacacagtactcAAGTTGGAAACCAAGCCATTGAGATTGTTGTGGAGGACTTTCCCAACAACCCCATTACGCTGCGCTACTCTGATGGATCTTACACAGATAAGCGCCCCTTTATGCCCCCAAATCGGAGGGATAGACGCCAGGCATTCGCTCCAACCACAGCTTATCCAACCACAGCTGCACCAACCACAGCTGCTCCAACCACAGCTGCACCAACTACAGCTGCCCCAACCACAGCTGCACCAACCACAGCTGCACCAACTACAGCTGCCCCAACCACAGCTGCACCAACCACAGCTGCACCAACCACAGCTGCCCCAACCACAGCTGCCCCAACCACAGCTGCTCCAACCACAGCTGCACCAACCACAGCTACCCCAACCACAGCTGCCCCAACCACAGCTGCCCCAACCACAGCTGCTCCAACTACAGCTGCCCCAACCACAGCTGCCCCAACCACAGCTACCCCAACCACAGCTGCCCCAACCACAGCTGCTCCAACTACAGCTGCACCAACCACAGCTGCACCAACCACAGCTGCACCAACCACAGCTGCTCCAACTACAGCTGCACCAACCACAGCTGCACCAACC ACCACAGCTGCACCAACCACAGCTGCACCAACCACATCGCCCCCAATGTTTTACAGATGGACAATTGCTGCTTTGAGCCAGCTTCCTCTGCAGTTTAGTGTTCAAG TGGACCAATACGCTGACCATTCATGCCTTGATGGTGATTTCTTTCCCGTGTTCTTGGCACCAACTCCGAGCAATGGTGTGAATCTTCCTGCATTTGTTGACCAAACCCTCGAAATCAAAGTCAAATCCAGAGCAGAATACGCCAC GATTAACAACCTAATTATTACTGGACCAAGGGGCATTACCAAAGAGAAAATCTCTGCTGAAGAATACATCATCAAATGGACACCAACTGACAATGAACTGAACGACCATTTTCCAATTTGCTTTGTTTCTGAAGCAATAGACGG aGAAAACCGAGTCTTTCAATCCGAGCTCCACTGTGTCATTGTAGATGTCGGACACTATG AGACCAAAGTGACATGCAATGAAACCACAATGATGGTGGAAGTGGAGAAGTCCTACCTCATCAGACGCCACGAGAACAACCTGCATCTGAGAGCCCTCAGCGATGCTTCCTGCAACCTGGCAACGCACTCCAACCAGACCCACCTGGTGGCGGTCATGTCGCTAGGTGAATGTGGAACCTTTGTAGAG GAGCAAGGAGACAACATCATCTTCAAGAACGAGATCACATCTGCTAACCCGAATAAAGTCATTACCAGGCAGCACGACATTGAGATCGCTTTCTTCTGCAGCTATCCAAAGCAAACCAACTTGACCCTGGGATTCACCCACAAAAATCCATACGCCTTCGAAGAGAAGGGTTTTGGTGCATTCAATTTCCAATTTGAATTTTTTGAAACCCAGCGTTTCCAAAAGCCAGTTGATGCCGACGTTTACCCAGTGGAGGTGTACCTCAAACAGATGATGTTCATGCAGATCGAAGCGACCGCCTCCATCCCCAACACAGAGCTGTTTGTAGAGACCTGCAAGGCGACTCCTTATGACAACCCAAACTCTCAAATCAGCTACACCATCATCGAACATGG GTGCGTGAGGGACAACACGGTGCAAATCTACCCGAGCCCCAAGTCTCAGTTCAGATTTGGAATGCAGGCTTTTGAGTTCATCGGTACTCATGAATCA GTGTACATCACTTGCACGGTCATCCTGTGCGAGACTGGCATTGCAGGGACCAGGTGCTCTCAGGGATGTATCCGACCCAACTCAGGCATGAACCGCGTCAGAAGGGAAGCTGTGGCCCAGTCCTCCAGCCACTCAATTTCCCAGGGACCTTTGCGCCTTGCTTCAACTTCTGACAGCAAAG tATCTGGACCGAGCATGAGTCTTGCCATGAACCTCCTCCTTGTTGTCGGCTGCCTCCTGGTGTGCGGAGTAGTCATCTACCGTTCAAGGAGGTCCAGAGCTAAATACCAACCCCTGGCGACCACTGACACCGactaa
- the LOC134863484 gene encoding uncharacterized protein LOC134863484 isoform X2: MASLTLYLLHVLLLVDSAAALNRFSFLFYGGSLSVTPKGQNSDGTYKAELRNKLTTYTCDRYPSDYSCNSGNCGQVTKNSFRRYDDVNMTSYGISSCTDDIIKELKLYSNLPFEIRYPTILNSGLGLGYWVANTRYPPKWRMMGHVDLGTRSDTGESNRLPVTSILPLLRVSRNCPRSFKITAFDHDGDNVRCRIPMNWNGYECGNCRLPAGFSFDENSCSIQYTHSTQVGNQAIEIVVEDFPNNPITLRYSDGSYTDKRPFMPPNRRDRRQAFAPTTAYPTTAAPTTAAPTTAAPTTAAPTTAAPTTAAPTTAAPTTAAPTTAAPTTAAPTTAAPTTAAPTTAAPTTATPTTAAPTTAAPTTAAPTTAAPTTAAPTTATPTTAAPTTAAPTTAAPTTAAPTTAAPTTAAPTTAAPTTAAPTTTAAPTTAAPTTAAPTTSPPMFYRWTIAALSQLPLQFSVQVDQYADHSCLDGDFFPVFLAPTPSNGVNLPAFVDQTLEIKVKSRAEYATINNLIITGPRGITKEKISAEEYIIKWTPTDNELNDHFPICFVSEAIDGENRVFQSELHCVIVDVGHYETKVTCNETTMMVEVEKSYLIRRHENNLHLRALSDASCNLATHSNQTHLVAVMSLGECGTFVEEQGDNIIFKNEITSANPNKVITRQHDIEIAFFCSYPKQTNLTLGFTHKNPYAFEEKGFGAFNFQFEFFETQRFQKPVDADVYPVEVYLKQMMFMQIEATASIPNTELFVETCKATPYDNPNSQISYTIIEHGCVRDNTVQIYPSPKSQFRFGMQAFEFIGTHESVYITCTVILCETGIAGTRCSQGCIRPNSGMNRVRREAVAQSSSHSISQGPLRLASTSDSKVSGPSMSLAMNLLLVVGCLLVCGVVIYRSRRSRAKYQPLATTDTD; encoded by the exons ATGGCTTCTCTCACGCTGTACCTGCTGCATGTGCTGCTGCTTGTGGACTCAGCTGCAGCCCTGAATagattttctttcctcttctatGGAGGATCACTGAGCGTTACGCCCAAAGGACAGAATTCTGATGGGACGTATAAG GCCGAACTCCGCAACAAGCTGACAACATACACGTGTGACCGCTACCCCTCGGACTACTCCTGTAACTCTGGTAACTGTGGACAGGTGACCAAGAACTCTTTCAGACGTTACGATGATGTCAACATGACTTCCTATGGTATTAGCTCCTGCACAGACGACATCATCAAAGAACTCAAACTCTACAGCAACTTACCCTTCGAGATCAG ATACCCAACAATCCTTAATTCTGGACTTGGTCTGGGCTACTGGGTAGCTAACACCAGGTATCCCCCCAAATGGAGAATGATGGGCCATGTGGATCTGGGAACTCGATCTGATACTGGTGAATCCAACAGATTGCCCGTCACTAGCATCCTGCCTCTTCTCAG AGTATCCAGGAACTGCCCACGATCCTTCAAAATCACAGCGTTTGACCATGATGGCGACAACGTCAGATGCAGGATACCAATGAACTGGAATGGGTATGAGTGTGGGAATTGTCGTCTGCCTGCAGGTTTCTCTTTCGACGAG AATTCCTGCTccatacagtatacacacagtactcAAGTTGGAAACCAAGCCATTGAGATTGTTGTGGAGGACTTTCCCAACAACCCCATTACGCTGCGCTACTCTGATGGATCTTACACAGATAAGCGCCCCTTTATGCCCCCAAATCGGAGGGATAGACGCCAGGCATTCGCTCCAACCACAGCTTATCCAACCACAGCTGCACCAACCACAGCTGCTCCAACCACAGCTGCACCAACTACAGCTGCCCCAACCACAGCTGCACCAACCACAGCTGCACCAACTACAGCTGCCCCAACCACAGCTGCACCAACCACAGCTGCACCAACCACAGCTGCCCCAACCACAGCTGCCCCAACCACAGCTGCTCCAACCACAGCTGCACCAACCACAGCTACCCCAACCACAGCTGCCCCAACCACAGCTGCCCCAACCACAGCTGCTCCAACTACAGCTGCCCCAACCACAGCTGCCCCAACCACAGCTACCCCAACCACAGCTGCCCCAACCACAGCTGCTCCAACTACAGCTGCACCAACCACAGCTGCACCAACCACAGCTGCACCAACCACAGCTGCTCCAACTACAGCTGCACCAACCACAGCTGCACCAACC ACCACAGCTGCACCAACCACAGCTGCACCAACCACAGCTGCACCAACCACATCGCCCCCAATGTTTTACAGATGGACAATTGCTGCTTTGAGCCAGCTTCCTCTGCAGTTTAGTGTTCAAG TGGACCAATACGCTGACCATTCATGCCTTGATGGTGATTTCTTTCCCGTGTTCTTGGCACCAACTCCGAGCAATGGTGTGAATCTTCCTGCATTTGTTGACCAAACCCTCGAAATCAAAGTCAAATCCAGAGCAGAATACGCCAC GATTAACAACCTAATTATTACTGGACCAAGGGGCATTACCAAAGAGAAAATCTCTGCTGAAGAATACATCATCAAATGGACACCAACTGACAATGAACTGAACGACCATTTTCCAATTTGCTTTGTTTCTGAAGCAATAGACGG aGAAAACCGAGTCTTTCAATCCGAGCTCCACTGTGTCATTGTAGATGTCGGACACTATG AGACCAAAGTGACATGCAATGAAACCACAATGATGGTGGAAGTGGAGAAGTCCTACCTCATCAGACGCCACGAGAACAACCTGCATCTGAGAGCCCTCAGCGATGCTTCCTGCAACCTGGCAACGCACTCCAACCAGACCCACCTGGTGGCGGTCATGTCGCTAGGTGAATGTGGAACCTTTGTAGAG GAGCAAGGAGACAACATCATCTTCAAGAACGAGATCACATCTGCTAACCCGAATAAAGTCATTACCAGGCAGCACGACATTGAGATCGCTTTCTTCTGCAGCTATCCAAAGCAAACCAACTTGACCCTGGGATTCACCCACAAAAATCCATACGCCTTCGAAGAGAAGGGTTTTGGTGCATTCAATTTCCAATTTGAATTTTTTGAAACCCAGCGTTTCCAAAAGCCAGTTGATGCCGACGTTTACCCAGTGGAGGTGTACCTCAAACAGATGATGTTCATGCAGATCGAAGCGACCGCCTCCATCCCCAACACAGAGCTGTTTGTAGAGACCTGCAAGGCGACTCCTTATGACAACCCAAACTCTCAAATCAGCTACACCATCATCGAACATGG GTGCGTGAGGGACAACACGGTGCAAATCTACCCGAGCCCCAAGTCTCAGTTCAGATTTGGAATGCAGGCTTTTGAGTTCATCGGTACTCATGAATCA GTGTACATCACTTGCACGGTCATCCTGTGCGAGACTGGCATTGCAGGGACCAGGTGCTCTCAGGGATGTATCCGACCCAACTCAGGCATGAACCGCGTCAGAAGGGAAGCTGTGGCCCAGTCCTCCAGCCACTCAATTTCCCAGGGACCTTTGCGCCTTGCTTCAACTTCTGACAGCAAAG tATCTGGACCGAGCATGAGTCTTGCCATGAACCTCCTCCTTGTTGTCGGCTGCCTCCTGGTGTGCGGAGTAGTCATCTACCGTTCAAGGAGGTCCAGAGCTAAATACCAACCCCTGGCGACCACTGACACCGactaa
- the LOC134863484 gene encoding uncharacterized protein LOC134863484 isoform X1 — protein sequence MASLTLYLLHVLLLVDSAAALNRFSFLFYGGSLSVTPKGQNSDGTYKAELRNKLTTYTCDRYPSDYSCNSGNCGQVTKNSFRRYDDVNMTSYGISSCTDDIIKELKLYSNLPFEIRYPTILNSGLGLGYWVANTRYPPKWRMMGHVDLGTRSDTGESNRLPVTSILPLLRVSRNCPRSFKITAFDHDGDNVRCRIPMNWNGYECGNCRLPAGFSFDENSCSIQYTHSTQVGNQAIEIVVEDFPNNPITLRYSDGSYTDKRPFMPPNRRDRRQAFAPTTAYPTTAAPTTAAPTTAAPTTAAPTTAAPTTAAPTTAAPTTAAPTTAAPTTAAPTTAAPTTAAPTTAAPTTATPTTAAPTTAAPTTAAPTTAAPTTAAPTTATPTTAAPTTAAPTTAAPTTAAPTTAAPTTAAPTTAAPTTAAPTTTAAPTTAAPTTAAPTTAAPTTAAPTTSPPMFYRWTIAALSQLPLQFSVQVDQYADHSCLDGDFFPVFLAPTPSNGVNLPAFVDQTLEIKVKSRAEYATINNLIITGPRGITKEKISAEEYIIKWTPTDNELNDHFPICFVSEAIDGENRVFQSELHCVIVDVGHYETKVTCNETTMMVEVEKSYLIRRHENNLHLRALSDASCNLATHSNQTHLVAVMSLGECGTFVEEQGDNIIFKNEITSANPNKVITRQHDIEIAFFCSYPKQTNLTLGFTHKNPYAFEEKGFGAFNFQFEFFETQRFQKPVDADVYPVEVYLKQMMFMQIEATASIPNTELFVETCKATPYDNPNSQISYTIIEHGCVRDNTVQIYPSPKSQFRFGMQAFEFIGTHESVYITCTVILCETGIAGTRCSQGCIRPNSGMNRVRREAVAQSSSHSISQGPLRLASTSDSKVSGPSMSLAMNLLLVVGCLLVCGVVIYRSRRSRAKYQPLATTDTD from the exons ATGGCTTCTCTCACGCTGTACCTGCTGCATGTGCTGCTGCTTGTGGACTCAGCTGCAGCCCTGAATagattttctttcctcttctatGGAGGATCACTGAGCGTTACGCCCAAAGGACAGAATTCTGATGGGACGTATAAG GCCGAACTCCGCAACAAGCTGACAACATACACGTGTGACCGCTACCCCTCGGACTACTCCTGTAACTCTGGTAACTGTGGACAGGTGACCAAGAACTCTTTCAGACGTTACGATGATGTCAACATGACTTCCTATGGTATTAGCTCCTGCACAGACGACATCATCAAAGAACTCAAACTCTACAGCAACTTACCCTTCGAGATCAG ATACCCAACAATCCTTAATTCTGGACTTGGTCTGGGCTACTGGGTAGCTAACACCAGGTATCCCCCCAAATGGAGAATGATGGGCCATGTGGATCTGGGAACTCGATCTGATACTGGTGAATCCAACAGATTGCCCGTCACTAGCATCCTGCCTCTTCTCAG AGTATCCAGGAACTGCCCACGATCCTTCAAAATCACAGCGTTTGACCATGATGGCGACAACGTCAGATGCAGGATACCAATGAACTGGAATGGGTATGAGTGTGGGAATTGTCGTCTGCCTGCAGGTTTCTCTTTCGACGAG AATTCCTGCTccatacagtatacacacagtactcAAGTTGGAAACCAAGCCATTGAGATTGTTGTGGAGGACTTTCCCAACAACCCCATTACGCTGCGCTACTCTGATGGATCTTACACAGATAAGCGCCCCTTTATGCCCCCAAATCGGAGGGATAGACGCCAGGCATTCGCTCCAACCACAGCTTATCCAACCACAGCTGCACCAACCACAGCTGCTCCAACCACAGCTGCACCAACTACAGCTGCCCCAACCACAGCTGCACCAACCACAGCTGCACCAACTACAGCTGCCCCAACCACAGCTGCACCAACCACAGCTGCACCAACCACAGCTGCCCCAACCACAGCTGCCCCAACCACAGCTGCTCCAACCACAGCTGCACCAACCACAGCTACCCCAACCACAGCTGCCCCAACCACAGCTGCCCCAACCACAGCTGCTCCAACTACAGCTGCCCCAACCACAGCTGCCCCAACCACAGCTACCCCAACCACAGCTGCCCCAACCACAGCTGCTCCAACTACAGCTGCACCAACCACAGCTGCACCAACCACAGCTGCACCAACCACAGCTGCTCCAACTACAGCTGCACCAACCACAGCTGCACCAACCACCACAGCTGCACCAACCACAGCTGCACCAACCACAGCTGCACCAACCACAGCTGCACCAACCACAGCTGCACCAACCACATCGCCCCCAATGTTTTACAGATGGACAATTGCTGCTTTGAGCCAGCTTCCTCTGCAGTTTAGTGTTCAAG TGGACCAATACGCTGACCATTCATGCCTTGATGGTGATTTCTTTCCCGTGTTCTTGGCACCAACTCCGAGCAATGGTGTGAATCTTCCTGCATTTGTTGACCAAACCCTCGAAATCAAAGTCAAATCCAGAGCAGAATACGCCAC GATTAACAACCTAATTATTACTGGACCAAGGGGCATTACCAAAGAGAAAATCTCTGCTGAAGAATACATCATCAAATGGACACCAACTGACAATGAACTGAACGACCATTTTCCAATTTGCTTTGTTTCTGAAGCAATAGACGG aGAAAACCGAGTCTTTCAATCCGAGCTCCACTGTGTCATTGTAGATGTCGGACACTATG AGACCAAAGTGACATGCAATGAAACCACAATGATGGTGGAAGTGGAGAAGTCCTACCTCATCAGACGCCACGAGAACAACCTGCATCTGAGAGCCCTCAGCGATGCTTCCTGCAACCTGGCAACGCACTCCAACCAGACCCACCTGGTGGCGGTCATGTCGCTAGGTGAATGTGGAACCTTTGTAGAG GAGCAAGGAGACAACATCATCTTCAAGAACGAGATCACATCTGCTAACCCGAATAAAGTCATTACCAGGCAGCACGACATTGAGATCGCTTTCTTCTGCAGCTATCCAAAGCAAACCAACTTGACCCTGGGATTCACCCACAAAAATCCATACGCCTTCGAAGAGAAGGGTTTTGGTGCATTCAATTTCCAATTTGAATTTTTTGAAACCCAGCGTTTCCAAAAGCCAGTTGATGCCGACGTTTACCCAGTGGAGGTGTACCTCAAACAGATGATGTTCATGCAGATCGAAGCGACCGCCTCCATCCCCAACACAGAGCTGTTTGTAGAGACCTGCAAGGCGACTCCTTATGACAACCCAAACTCTCAAATCAGCTACACCATCATCGAACATGG GTGCGTGAGGGACAACACGGTGCAAATCTACCCGAGCCCCAAGTCTCAGTTCAGATTTGGAATGCAGGCTTTTGAGTTCATCGGTACTCATGAATCA GTGTACATCACTTGCACGGTCATCCTGTGCGAGACTGGCATTGCAGGGACCAGGTGCTCTCAGGGATGTATCCGACCCAACTCAGGCATGAACCGCGTCAGAAGGGAAGCTGTGGCCCAGTCCTCCAGCCACTCAATTTCCCAGGGACCTTTGCGCCTTGCTTCAACTTCTGACAGCAAAG tATCTGGACCGAGCATGAGTCTTGCCATGAACCTCCTCCTTGTTGTCGGCTGCCTCCTGGTGTGCGGAGTAGTCATCTACCGTTCAAGGAGGTCCAGAGCTAAATACCAACCCCTGGCGACCACTGACACCGactaa